A stretch of the Hippocampus zosterae strain Florida chromosome 16, ASM2543408v3, whole genome shotgun sequence genome encodes the following:
- the LOC127588826 gene encoding solute carrier family 22 member 5-like, whose product MDNENDYEAKTEFLKVWGPFQRRLSLLLAITMVPNGFTSPMGVFVADTPAHRCLVPAHRVNLTAEWRNVSIPLEEDGRPAECSRYRLDALLTYSEAGFQPSDVNLTAVPREGCLDGWEYDRSVYTSTIVSEWDLVCGQQWKKPLTLSLYFCGYLVGSFLSGQLSDRFGRKIVLFAAIAGHKLCVFLQGFSHSWVVFCVLQFLGGMCTMSSYLTAFVLCAELLSAQARLLFTTAGLCLFFALGYMLLPLHAYFLRDWRMLLLGINAPGLLLLTFWWSIPESPRWLLSQGRIAEAEDIVKRAAKSNKVEAPTKIFTPLQKDGSEKMKAYNICDLLHIRNMRWLSAVLWHVWATITMSYLAMSLNTSNLHGDAYLNCFLSAAVEIPAYIITWLMFRRFPRRLTMAGWLFSAGFFLLVNQVIQADLHWVAVSLEMMGKFCLTAAFSHVYAYSVELYPTVLRNTAMGACSMVARIGSILAPYIIYLRSYSPSLPYILMGILIAMASLLSLLLPESYGMPLPETPADMQPFAGCCRKNIYQHARTKEETQSNNNNNNT is encoded by the exons ATGGACAACGAGAATGACTATGAGGCCAAGACGGAGTTCTTGAAGGTCTGGGGACCCTTCCAACGTCGCCTCTCCTTGCTGCTCGCCATCACAATGGTGCCCAACGGTTTTACCAGCCCGATGGGGGTCTTCGTGGCCGACACGCCGGCCCACCGCTGTCTGGTGCCCGCGCACAGGGTAAACCTGACGGCAGAGTGGCGCAACGTCAGCATACCCCTGGAGGAGGACGGCCGCCCGGCGGAATGCTCCCGGTACCGCTTGGATGCTCTGCTGACTTACTCGGAGGCGGGCTTTCAGCCCTCCGATGTCAACCTGACTGCCGTGCCCCGAGAGGGCTGCCTAGACGGTTGGGAATACGACCGCAGCGTCTACACCTCCACCATCGTCTCAGAA TGGGACCTCGTGTGCGGGCAGCAGTGGAAGAAGCCGCTGACGTTGTCGCTCTACTTTTGTGGCTACCTCGTCGGATCCTTCCTGTCCGGGCAGCTCTCCGACAG GTTTGGCAGGAAGATTGTGCTGTTTGCCGCGATCGCTGGCCACAAGCTGTGTGTTTTCCTGCAGGGATTTAGTCACTCCTGGGTGGTTttctgtgtcctgcaattccTCGGAGGCATGTGCACCATGTCCAGCTACCTGACTGCCTTCGTGCTCT GTGCGGAGCTCCTCAGTGCTCAAGCGCGCCTGTTATTCACCACGGCGGGCTTATGTTTATTCTTCGCCTTGGGCTACATGCTGCTGCCGCTCCACGCCTACTTCCTGCGAGATTGGAGGATGCTGCTGCTGGGCATCAACGCCCCCGGCCTCCTCCTCTTAACTTTCTGGTG GTCCATCCCCGAGTCCCCACGCTGGTTGCTGTCTCAAGGACGGATTGCCGAGGCCGAGGACATTGTGAAACGTGCCGCCAAGTCCAACAAAGTCGAGGCGCCGACAAAAATCTTCACTCCTTTGCAG AAAGATGGCTCGGAAAAGATGAAGGCGTACAACATCTGTGACTTGCTCCACATTCGCAACATGCGCTGGTTGTCAGCTGTGCTATGGCATGTCTG GGCCACGATCACTATGAGCTACCTGGCCATGTCCCTCAACACGTCCAACCTGCACGGCGACGCCTACCTTAACTGTTTCCTGTCGGCGGCTGTGGAGATTCCTGCCTATATCATCACGTGGCTCATGTTCCGCCGCTTCCCCCGCCGCCTCACCATGGCCGGCTGGCTCTTCTCTGCAGGATTCTTCCTCCTGGTAAACCAGGTCATTCAGGCAG ATCTGCACTGGGTGGCAGTGTCTTTGGAGATGATGGGCAAGTTCTGCTTGACAGCGGCGTTCAGTCACGTCTACGCTTATTCGGTGGAGCTCTACCCGACCGTGCTGAGGAACACGGCCATGGGCGCCTGCTCCATGGTCGCAAGGATAGGCAGCATCCTTGCACCCTACATCATCTACCTGA GAAGCTATTCGCCGTCGCTGCCGTACATCCTGATGGGCATCCTAATCGCCATGGCGTCGTTGCTTAGTCTTCTGCTGCCTGAAAGCTACGGAATGCCCCTACCGGAAACCCCTGCAGACATGCAGCCCTTCGCCGG GTGCTGCCGAAAGAACATCTACCAACACGCACGCACCAAAGAAGAGACCcaaagcaataataataataataatacatga
- the LOC127587753 gene encoding solute carrier family 22 member 5-like isoform X2 codes for MGDYNEDTAFLGQTGPHFWMTFILLNTIFVSTGFNGLYIVFVGAAPEHRCLVPEVNLTAAWRDAIIPVTEAHGREVRSQCRRYKLDVVRNLSAEGYAPGTDVNLTGLEQEACLDGWSYNRDIYPDNIVTEWDLVCDDQWKVPFASSTLFVGYLVGSLISGQLSDRFGRKKTVFISLGAQSISVLLQSFSQSWRMFCIMFLFVGASQISIYISAFVLGTEVLSKTLRVMFTTLGAFLFYGIGYMILPWIAYSIREWRTLLAVLAATSVVYVPLWWFIPESPRWLITQGRVTEAEAIVRDAARKNKVEAPLVIFRGSESPPPSKTYTVLDVLRSKNMRCITLMCLVLWMAINVGYFGLSLNTSNLSGDPFMNCFLSATTEVPAYIVSTWLLKRCPRRALLSTFLAIGGGVLLLIQFIPPRLEYVALALEMTGKFGFTMAFGIVYIYTAELYPTVLRNLGMGICSSAARIGSITAPYVIYLGTYNKALPYILMGSLTIGSCVVNIFLPETLNRDLPETLEEMQEWQGWCCGTKIKNYAENGGSGHPQKQN; via the exons ATGGGCGACTACAACGAAGACACGGCCTTCCTGGGCCAAACCGGACCTCACTTCTGGATGACTTTCATCCTTCTCAACACCATTTTCGTCTCCACCGGTTTCAACGGGCTCTACATCGTTTTCGTCGGGGCGGCCCCCGAGCACCGCTGCCTCGTGCCAGAGGTCAACCTCACGGCGGCGTGGCGGGACGCCATCATTCCCGTCACCGAGGCGCACGGACGCGAGGTACGTAGCCAGTGTCGGCGCTACAAGCTGGACGTGGTCCGGAACCTCTCGGCGGAGGGATACGCTCCCGGGACGGACGTCAACCTCACAGGCTTGGAGCAGGAGGCCTGCCTGGACGGCTGGAGCTACAACAGAGACATTTACCCGGACAACATTGTCACCGAG TGGGACTTGGTGTGTGACGACCAGTGGAAAGTTCCTTTTGCATCCTCTACTCTCTTCGTAGGGTATCTCGTGGGCTCGCTGATCTCAGGCCAGCTTTCTGACAG GTTTGGTAGAAAGAAGACCGTTTTTATCTCCTTAGGAGCTCAATCCATCTCAGTCCTGTTGCAGTCCTTCTCCCAGTCATGGAGGATGTTCTGCATCATGTTCCTGTTTGTCGGAGCTTCCCAGATTTCCATCTACATCTCTGCTTTCGTATTAG GAACGGAGGTTTTGAGCAAAACGCTTCGTGTGATGTTCACGACGCTCGGAGCGTTCCTCTTCTACGGCATCGGCTACATGATTCTTCCGTGGATTGCGTACAGCATCAGAGAGTGGAGAACCCTCCTCGCCGTTCTGGCGGCCACCTCTGTGGTCTACGTTCCTCTCTGGTG GTTCATCCCAGAGTCCCCCCGGTGGCTGATCACTCAGGGAAGAGTGACGGAGGCCGAAGCCATCGTCAGAGACGCTGCGCGGAAGAACAAAGTTGAGGCGCCGCTTGTTATCTTCAGAGGATCCGAG TCACCGCCTCCGAGCAAGACGTACACCGTGCTCGACGTCCTGAGATCCAAGAACATGAGATGCATCACGCTGATGTGTCTTGTTCTGTG GATGGCCATCAACGTGGGCTATTTTGGTTTATCCCTGAACACTTCCAACCTCAGCGGCGACCCCTTCATGAACTGCTTCTTGTCGGCAACCACCGAGGTCCCCGCCTACATTGTGTCCACGTGGCTGCTGAAGAGATGTCCCAGAAGGGCTTTGCTTTCCACCTTTCTGGCCATCGGTGGAGGAGTCCTGCTGCTCATCCAGTTCATACCGCCAA ggCTTGAGTATGTGGCCTTAGCTCTGGAAATGACCGGAAAATTTGGCTTCACCATGGCGTTCGGCATCGTCTACATCTACACGGCAGAGCTCTACCCCACCGTGCTCAGGAACCTCGGCATGGGAATATGCTCGTCGGCCGCTCGCATCGGAAGCATCACGGCTCCCTATGTCATCTATTTAG GCACTTACAACAAGGCGTTGCCATACATCCTCATGGGAAGTCTCACCATCGGATCCTGTGTGGTCAACATCTTCCTTCCGGAGACCTTGAACAGAGACCTTCCGGAAACTCTGGAAGAGATGCAGGAATGGCAAGG GTGGTGCTGTGGAACCAAAATCAAGAACTACGCGGAAAACGGAGGAAGTGGACACccgcaaaaacaaaactga
- the LOC127587753 gene encoding solute carrier family 22 member 5-like isoform X1 translates to MGDYNEDTAFLGQTGPHFWMTFILLNTIFVSTGFNGLYIVFVGAAPEHRCLVPEVNLTAAWRDAIIPVTEAHGREVRSQCRRYKLDVVRNLSAEGYAPGTDVNLTGLEQEACLDGWSYNRDIYPDNIVTEWDLVCDDQWKVPFASSTLFVGYLVGSLISGQLSDRFGRKKTVFISLGAQSISVLLQSFSQSWRMFCIMFLFVGASQISIYISAFVLGTEVLSKTLRVMFTTLGAFLFYGIGYMILPWIAYSIREWRTLLAVLAATSVVYVPLWWYATGVTQETSGISSHGRRLRVCRFIPESPRWLITQGRVTEAEAIVRDAARKNKVEAPLVIFRGSESPPPSKTYTVLDVLRSKNMRCITLMCLVLWMAINVGYFGLSLNTSNLSGDPFMNCFLSATTEVPAYIVSTWLLKRCPRRALLSTFLAIGGGVLLLIQFIPPRLEYVALALEMTGKFGFTMAFGIVYIYTAELYPTVLRNLGMGICSSAARIGSITAPYVIYLGTYNKALPYILMGSLTIGSCVVNIFLPETLNRDLPETLEEMQEWQGWCCGTKIKNYAENGGSGHPQKQN, encoded by the exons ATGGGCGACTACAACGAAGACACGGCCTTCCTGGGCCAAACCGGACCTCACTTCTGGATGACTTTCATCCTTCTCAACACCATTTTCGTCTCCACCGGTTTCAACGGGCTCTACATCGTTTTCGTCGGGGCGGCCCCCGAGCACCGCTGCCTCGTGCCAGAGGTCAACCTCACGGCGGCGTGGCGGGACGCCATCATTCCCGTCACCGAGGCGCACGGACGCGAGGTACGTAGCCAGTGTCGGCGCTACAAGCTGGACGTGGTCCGGAACCTCTCGGCGGAGGGATACGCTCCCGGGACGGACGTCAACCTCACAGGCTTGGAGCAGGAGGCCTGCCTGGACGGCTGGAGCTACAACAGAGACATTTACCCGGACAACATTGTCACCGAG TGGGACTTGGTGTGTGACGACCAGTGGAAAGTTCCTTTTGCATCCTCTACTCTCTTCGTAGGGTATCTCGTGGGCTCGCTGATCTCAGGCCAGCTTTCTGACAG GTTTGGTAGAAAGAAGACCGTTTTTATCTCCTTAGGAGCTCAATCCATCTCAGTCCTGTTGCAGTCCTTCTCCCAGTCATGGAGGATGTTCTGCATCATGTTCCTGTTTGTCGGAGCTTCCCAGATTTCCATCTACATCTCTGCTTTCGTATTAG GAACGGAGGTTTTGAGCAAAACGCTTCGTGTGATGTTCACGACGCTCGGAGCGTTCCTCTTCTACGGCATCGGCTACATGATTCTTCCGTGGATTGCGTACAGCATCAGAGAGTGGAGAACCCTCCTCGCCGTTCTGGCGGCCACCTCTGTGGTCTACGTTCCTCTCTGGTGGTACGCTACCGGAGTCACTCAAGAAACATCCGGGATTTCGAGTCACGGACGGCGATTGCGTGTTTGCAGGTTCATCCCAGAGTCCCCCCGGTGGCTGATCACTCAGGGAAGAGTGACGGAGGCCGAAGCCATCGTCAGAGACGCTGCGCGGAAGAACAAAGTTGAGGCGCCGCTTGTTATCTTCAGAGGATCCGAG TCACCGCCTCCGAGCAAGACGTACACCGTGCTCGACGTCCTGAGATCCAAGAACATGAGATGCATCACGCTGATGTGTCTTGTTCTGTG GATGGCCATCAACGTGGGCTATTTTGGTTTATCCCTGAACACTTCCAACCTCAGCGGCGACCCCTTCATGAACTGCTTCTTGTCGGCAACCACCGAGGTCCCCGCCTACATTGTGTCCACGTGGCTGCTGAAGAGATGTCCCAGAAGGGCTTTGCTTTCCACCTTTCTGGCCATCGGTGGAGGAGTCCTGCTGCTCATCCAGTTCATACCGCCAA ggCTTGAGTATGTGGCCTTAGCTCTGGAAATGACCGGAAAATTTGGCTTCACCATGGCGTTCGGCATCGTCTACATCTACACGGCAGAGCTCTACCCCACCGTGCTCAGGAACCTCGGCATGGGAATATGCTCGTCGGCCGCTCGCATCGGAAGCATCACGGCTCCCTATGTCATCTATTTAG GCACTTACAACAAGGCGTTGCCATACATCCTCATGGGAAGTCTCACCATCGGATCCTGTGTGGTCAACATCTTCCTTCCGGAGACCTTGAACAGAGACCTTCCGGAAACTCTGGAAGAGATGCAGGAATGGCAAGG GTGGTGCTGTGGAACCAAAATCAAGAACTACGCGGAAAACGGAGGAAGTGGACACccgcaaaaacaaaactga